Sequence from the Candidatus Eisenbacteria bacterium genome:
TGGGTGATGCCGGCGAAGATGTCCCGCGCGCCCGCCTCGCGCAGCGCGCGCGCCGCCTCGATGAGCGTGCTGGCGGTGGTGACCATGTCGTCGAACATCACCACCGTGCGGTCCTTCACCTCGCCGATGATGTTCATCACCTCCACCGAGTCGGCCTTGGGGCGCCGCTTGTCCACCAGCGCCAGGTCCGCGCCCAGCCGCTTGGCGTAGGCGCGGGCCATCTTCACGCTGCCGATGTCGGGCGCCACCACGGTGAGGTTCGGGAGCTTGCGCGTCTTGTACTCCTCGATCAGCACCGGGGCCGCGAACAGGTGGTCGAACGGGATGTCGAAGAAGCACTGGATCTGCGAGGAGTGCAGGTCCATGGTCAGCACCCGGTCCGCGCCCGCCACGGTGATGAGATTCGAGACCAGCTTGGCGGTGATGGACACCCGCGGCTGGTCCTTGCGGTCCTGGCGCGCGTAACCGAAGTACGGGACCACGGCCGTGACGCGCCGCGCCGAGGCGCGCTTGCACGCGTCCACCAGGATCAGCAGCTCCATGAGGTTGACCGCGGGCGACTGCGTCGGCTGGATGACGAAGATGTCCTCGCCGCGAATGTTCTCGTTGATCCGCACCATGGTCTCGCCGTCCTCGAACTGCGCGACCTGGGCCTGCCCCAGCGGCACCCCCAGCGCGGCGCAGATGTCCTGGGCCAGCTTGGGATTGGAGTTCCCGGTGAAGATCTTCAGCTTGTCAGGCAAGGCTTCCCCCGCTCACGGACGAAGGTCGAAGGCGCCGGTCAGAGGCGCGCCCGCCGCGGGCGCGCGTCCTCCGGATTCCCTGCTGCCGCGCAACTGGTTGGGGCGGGAGGATTCGAACCTCCGAATACAAGATCCAAAGTCTTGCGCCTTACCGCTTGGCCACGCCCCAGCAATACGGTTCTTCCAAGCGATTGCGAAATAGTGGTTTGACCGAAGAGTACACCTGGCGATGGAACCGCGTAACCACGGAGACCTGCCACGAGGTTTGCCCGGGAGCCCCATGGGCTCCGCGCCGCTCAGCGGGATCGCACCCGCCCGGACGCTCGGTCAAGCACGCGCAGAATAGCAGCTTGGGCGGCAGCGCGCAAGACCCGTGCGCCCGGCCGCCCTGCCCTCTATACTGCCAGCCGTCCCGGCCACCGCCCGCCCCCAGGGCCCGAGACTTCCGCACCTCAGGAGACCCGAATGCCGCGCCGTCCAGTCCTGGGCCCGTTGCTGGCCGTTTTCCTGTTCGCCTCCGCCGCCCGCGCGGGCGATCCGCCGGCGGTCTACTCCCTTCCGTCCGGGGGGCCGCCCCGCCTGGTGGTGCTCCTGGTGGTGGACCAGATGCGGGCCGACCAGCTGCTCGGCTGGGGGGACCGCTACACGGGTGGCTACCGGCGGCTCCTGGACGGGGGGGCAGTCTACGAGCAGTGCCGCTACCTGCAGGGCCCCAACGAGACGGCCCCGGGGCACGCCGTGCTGTCCACCGGGGCATGGGCCCACCGCAACGGGATCACCGCCAACACCTGGTGGTCCCGGGAGGAGAACCGGCCGGTCTACGCCATCGAGGACCCGGCGGAACACCCCGTGGGCGCGGGGGACACCGCCGGCCTGGGCTGCCGCGGCGCGGAGAGAGGGGTCTCCCCCCGCAACCTGCGCGCCGAAACGCTGGGGGAGCTGTTGTGGGCGCGCACCGCCGGGAGCGGCCGCGTGATCGCGGTGACCGGCAAGGACCGCGCCGCGGTGCTGCTGGCCGGGCCCCGCGGCAAGGCGTACTGGCCGGATGAGTGCACCGGCCGGATGCGCACTTCGTCCTGTTACCACCGGGACGAGCGGGACCTGCCGCTTTGGCTCACCCGCTTCAACGCGGAGTGCGGCGTGGAGAGATGGCGCGTGCCGGCGTGGGAACCGCTGGACGCCGGGCCGGCCGCGGACGGCAGACCCGCGGACGGCAGACGGGCGGACGGGAGCCCGGCCGGAGGGGCCCGGCCGGCATTCTCCCATCCCCTCCCGGCGATCGCGCCGGGAGCGCGGCCCTCCCGGGAGTACCTGCACGCCTTCTCCCTCACCCCCTACGCAGGCGAGTGGGTGCTGGCGGCGGCGGAATCCGCGGTCACCGGCCTGGGCCTTGGGCGCTGGGAGGCTCCGGACCTGCTGTTCGTGGGGCTGTCCGCACACGACCCGGTGGGGCACGAATACGCCCCGGGAAGCGCCGAGGCGCTGGACAACTGCCGCCGCGAGGACCTCGCGCTGGCCCGCTTCCTGGACCTGCTGGACGAGCGCGTGGGCCGCGGCTCGTACCTGCTGGCGCTGTGCGCCGACCACGGCATGTCGCATCTGCCCGAGGACGCGGCGGCGTGGCGCCTCGACCCGGACATGGCGGACCCGCTCCGTCCCCACGCCCGCACCGGGGACGAACCGCTCTTCGCCGACCCACGCGAGCGGAAGGGTCGTTTCCCACCCCCCGCGCGCCTGCGGGCCGGCGACTTCCTGCGCGCCGCCGACAGCCTGGCCGCCCTGTCCGGCGCACCCGCCGGACACTGGCGCTGGTGGGATCCGTACATGTACTTCGTGCCGGACTCAGTTGCCGAACGGGCTCCCCTCCCGGAGCGCCTGCTGGGGGGGCTGCGCGCGGTGCTGACGCAGGAATTCCCCATGGCGAGGATGTTCCTGCGCTCGGAGCTGCGCGACACCTCCGCCACGCGCGATCCGCTGCTGCGCCCCGCGCGGCTGGCCTACATGCCGGAGCGCGCCGGCGAGTTCTACGTGGTGCCCGACCCCGGATTCGTGATGACCTATGCGCGCTCCGGAAGCCGCCACGGGGCGCCGTACGCGTACGACAACCACGTCCCGCTGGTCTTCTACGGCGCGGGGGTGCGCCCCGGCCGGCATGCGGAACCGGTGAGCCCGGCCGACGTCGCGCCCACCCTCGGAAGCCGGCTCAACATCGGCGCACCGGCCCAGGCCGAGGGACACGCGCTCGATCCCTAGGGACGGGAGGCGCGGACCGCGTCTCTCGAACCCGGCTCCCGCCGGGGCCCGGGAGCCCGCACTGGATCACCGCTCGCGCCGGCAGGCGAGCGCCCACAAACGACCAGGGCGACCTTTCGGTCGCCCTTCTCGTTTCTCGTTTCGAAGGTGAGCCCGGCTCAGTCGTCGCTTCCGGCCGCGGCACCCACGGGCGAGCCGACGCGAGCCGCCTCGGCCTTCACCCGTTCATACTCGGTGATCACGAAGCTCTCCAGTTGGTCCCGCATGGTGTTGTTGATGGGATGCGCGATGTCCTGGTAAGTGCCATCCGGCTTCTTCCGGCTGGGCATCGCCACGAACATGCCGCCGTTTCCCGCGATGATCTTCAGCCCGCGGACCACGAAGCAGTCATCGAACGTGACGCTGGCGAAGGCCTTGAGCTTGTCATCTTCCCGCAGCGCGATCCGAACTTCCGTGATGTTCACGCAGCTCACCACCTTTTCGCTCACCCGATCGGGGGTGCTTCCAGGTGCAGTGGTCTCAGGAGCCTCTCCGTGCTCCACTTTCCGCGTGCGTCAGTCGGTACCTGGTCCGGGGAACTCCACTCCGTACTGAACGGGTCGAACGATCCAGCACTCGTAACCGGCCCGTCGAACGCGGAGGTGGAGCGCCCGAGCGGTGCGGAGATCCGGGACCACACCGAAGATGGCGGATCCGCTGCCCGTGACGCGGATGCCGCAGGCTCCCGTGGCGGCCAGCTCCCTCTGAATTTCCGCCATCCGGGAAAATTGACTCCGAAGCATGGGCTCGAAGGCGTTGGTACCATTGTAGACGTGTTTCGTACCTGCGCAAGCTGCCCAACTATAGTGGTTCAGACTAGGTTTCCGGAATCGCCTTGTCAACGGAATTTCTAGGGCCTCGAAGGCTGCGCGGCTGGATACCGGGAACCCGGGGTACACGACCACCGCCAGAAAGTCAGGCAGTGTCCCACGGCTCAGCACCCGGTCCCCCCGCCCGCCCATCCAGGCCGCTCCCCCGCGCAGGAAGAAGGGCACGTCGGCCCCCAGTTTCGCGGCCAGCGCCCGCAACCGCGCGGGGCTCGCGTCCAGGCCCCACAGGCGGACGCCGGCCAGCAGCGCGGCGGCGGCGTCGGAGCTGCCCCCGCCGAGCCCCGCGCCCACGGGGATTCGCTTCCACAGCCTCGCGGCGGCACCCTCCCGGACCTTGAAGGCGGCGCGCAGCGACTCCAGGGCGCGCAGCACCAGGTTGTCCGCGGCGACACCCATAACGGCGTCCGCGGGGAACACC
This genomic interval carries:
- a CDS encoding ribose-phosphate pyrophosphokinase, translating into MPDKLKIFTGNSNPKLAQDICAALGVPLGQAQVAQFEDGETMVRINENIRGEDIFVIQPTQSPAVNLMELLILVDACKRASARRVTAVVPYFGYARQDRKDQPRVSITAKLVSNLITVAGADRVLTMDLHSSQIQCFFDIPFDHLFAAPVLIEEYKTRKLPNLTVVAPDIGSVKMARAYAKRLGADLALVDKRRPKADSVEVMNIIGEVKDRTVVMFDDMVTTASTLIEAARALREAGARDIFAGITHAVLCGDSKERIARSTIREVVVTDTVPHDPATIPGKIKVRSVAPLLAEAVKRIHTEESLSSLFIDSRAGAPGEILESPEH
- a CDS encoding alkaline phosphatase family protein, encoding MPRRPVLGPLLAVFLFASAARAGDPPAVYSLPSGGPPRLVVLLVVDQMRADQLLGWGDRYTGGYRRLLDGGAVYEQCRYLQGPNETAPGHAVLSTGAWAHRNGITANTWWSREENRPVYAIEDPAEHPVGAGDTAGLGCRGAERGVSPRNLRAETLGELLWARTAGSGRVIAVTGKDRAAVLLAGPRGKAYWPDECTGRMRTSSCYHRDERDLPLWLTRFNAECGVERWRVPAWEPLDAGPAADGRPADGRRADGSPAGGARPAFSHPLPAIAPGARPSREYLHAFSLTPYAGEWVLAAAESAVTGLGLGRWEAPDLLFVGLSAHDPVGHEYAPGSAEALDNCRREDLALARFLDLLDERVGRGSYLLALCADHGMSHLPEDAAAWRLDPDMADPLRPHARTGDEPLFADPRERKGRFPPPARLRAGDFLRAADSLAALSGAPAGHWRWWDPYMYFVPDSVAERAPLPERLLGGLRAVLTQEFPMARMFLRSELRDTSATRDPLLRPARLAYMPERAGEFYVVPDPGFVMTYARSGSRHGAPYAYDNHVPLVFYGAGVRPGRHAEPVSPADVAPTLGSRLNIGAPAQAEGHALDP
- the spoVG gene encoding septation regulator SpoVG is translated as MNITEVRIALREDDKLKAFASVTFDDCFVVRGLKIIAGNGGMFVAMPSRKKPDGTYQDIAHPINNTMRDQLESFVITEYERVKAEAARVGSPVGAAAGSDD
- the ispE gene encoding 4-(cytidine 5'-diphospho)-2-C-methyl-D-erythritol kinase, whose product is MVRALAHAKLNLHLEILGRRPDGYHELHSLFQTIDLHDRLELSAADGPLRLRVFPADAVMGVAADNLVLRALESLRAAFKVREGAAARLWKRIPVGAGLGGGSSDAAAALLAGVRLWGLDASPARLRALAAKLGADVPFFLRGGAAWMGGRGDRVLSRGTLPDFLAVVVYPGFPVSSRAAFEALEIPLTRRFRKPSLNHYSWAACAGTKHVYNGTNAFEPMLRSQFSRMAEIQRELAATGACGIRVTGSGSAIFGVVPDLRTARALHLRVRRAGYECWIVRPVQYGVEFPGPGTD